The following DNA comes from Mucilaginibacter jinjuensis.
GTTTGTCTTTGTATTCGTTACCGCGGAATGGATTAAAGTCGTCAACATCCTCAAATGATAACTGGCGATAAGTATCGGCAGTCCACTCGTTAACGTTACCAGCCATGTTAAACAAACCGAAATCGTTAGGTACGAAAGATCTAACAGGTGCAGTAATATCTGCCTTGTCATTTAAATAACCACCAACACCCATGTTATCACCATCGCCACGTTTAAAGTTGGCCATCATTAAACCACGGGTTCTCTTTTTAGGCGAGCGCAAGCCCATGCCATTCCAAGGGTACATTTTACCGTCGGTGATATTTTCGTTTTCGGTATTACCAACAAGGCCTAAAGCTGCATATTCCCACTCAGCTTCTGATGGTAAGCGGTAAGCTTGTTTCAGGATACCATCTTCCATACCTACAGTACGGGTTGGTTTGCCTTTTTTGCCGTCAGTTGGTTTGGCATTAGGGTTAAGATCCGGCATCATGTGTTTACCATCAATACCCGGGCCTTTAATCTGGCCGTTTAAGTAAATATCAGTGTTAAATGGCTCTTTGCTTCCGCCGGCAGCAGCTGTTGTAGCACCCGCAGCTTTGCCTTTGCCGCCTTTACCACCGGTAGCAGCATCTTTCCAGGTAGCTAACTGGCCAGATTCGCGCAGAATGTTTTCATTCATACGATCTGTACGCCAGGTGCAATACTCTTGTGCCTGGTCCCAGGTAACACCTACAACAGGGTAATCCTGAAACGCAGGGTGCCTTAAATAGTTATCAACGTAAGGTTCGTTGTATGATAATGGTTTACGCCAAACCAGGGTGTCCGGCAATGCATTGTAATATAATTCTCTATCGCCCGGATAGTTGATGTTTAACCAGTGCAGGTACTCCAGCCAGTCAACGTTAGCAACTTCGGTATCATCCATATAAAATGAAGGAACAGTTACACGACGGCGAATGTTGTTGTAATCAAAGCTAACATCCTGGTCGGCACTGCCTCCCAAAACAAAAGTTCCACCTTCAATCGGTACTAAACCCGGGCCTGGGGCTGGGTGGGTTTTCTTAAATACCTGGAAACCTCCATTGTATTTATCGTTGTATTTCATGCCGGTCTTCGCGGATTGCGGATGCTTGCTACAGCTCGTTAGCATTGCTCCCAATCCCACAATCATAAACGCACACCGGGTAAAATTTCTGTTCATATTGTACATGTAGTTATTCAGAATGTAAATATAATTATTTTTTAAATATCTATTAAGCAAATTTATTGACATACGTTCAAAAAAAAAGTCCCATTATTGAGCTTTTTACGGTAAAGTAGCTCTTGAGTTACAATTATTTATGTAAAAGTGTTGTAATAACTTTTTATAGTTATTGTTAAACTGGCAGAATAACAATAATATTGTCTTGAATGGCTCCATATAAAATTAAACTTTGAAGAAGCTTTTATTGTACAATATAAAGGGTATTACATTAATTGTAAGTGTATTATTACCCTCTCTTACTTTAGCTCAAGTTATTGGCCCAGGCGGCACAAACACTAATGGTAGTAATAGCGGGGCTATCGTAACTGGGGTCCCATTTTTAAATATTACACCAGATTCGCGCTCAGGAGCTATGGGTGATGCCGGGGTAGCGCTTTCGCCGGATGTAAATGCCAATTTCTGGAACCCATCTAAACTGGCTTTTTTAGAGAATAATAATAGCTTATCGCTTTCATATAGCCCCTGGTTACGTAAGTTGGTTCCGGATGTAAGTTTATCTTACCTTTCTTATGCGCATAAATTAGACGATAGAAATACCATAGGTACCTCACTTAGATATTTAAATTTCGGCTCTATTGAACTAACGGACAGAAATCAGCAGTCGCTTGGTACATATACGCCGAATGAGTTTTCTATCGACGGGTCTTTTGCCCGCAAGTTTGGCAAAGAATTTTCGCTTGGTGTAACTATGCGATATATTCACTCAAGTTTATATAATGGTACCTCGTCAGAGGGCCAGCAAATTGAGCCGGTGAATGATATAGCTGCCGATGTTTCGGCATTTTATCAGCATCCTGGTGAAGAGTTTGGTAAACCATCACTTTTTGCATTTGGTGTTAATATTTCTAATATAGGGCCTAAGATCAGCTACACTTCGGGCGGCCAGAATCTTTATTTACCTACCAACCTAAAAATAGGTGCTGCCAATACCCTCAATATTGATGAATATAGCCAGTTTACATTTACGCTTGATATTAATAAACTGCTAGTGCCAACCACTACTTATGATGCCAGCGGCAATATAACTTCGGGAGATAAATCTGTGCCGGCTGCTATTTTCGGTTCTTTTGGCGATGCACCTGGAGGTTTCAGCGAGGAACTGAAAGAAATCAGTTACTCACCAGGTGTTGAATACTGGTACAACAAGCAATTTGCGCTACGTGCGGGTTACTTTTACGAAAACCCCAGCAAGGGCGACCGCCAGTATCTAACACTTGGTGCGGGCCTTAAATATGATATTTTCGATATCGACTTTGCATATTTGGCTGCCAGCCAGCAAAAAAGTCCGTTGGCTAATACCTTACGTTTTTCGGTATTGATCAATTTTGAATCGGGTAAACCAAAAAATAAATGAGTAAAATTCGTGTAGGTTTTGGGTTTGATGTACATCAGCTCAAAGAAAACCACCCTTTTGTGGTAGGTGGCGTTCAATTAGAACATCATTCGGGAGCGTATGGCCATTCGGATGCTGATGTATTGTTGCATGCGATATGTGATGCGTTATTAGGTGCAGCAAACCTACGCGATATTGGTTTCCATTTCTCTAATACCGACGAACGCTGGAGAGGTATAAGCAGTTTGGTTTTGCTGGAGCACGTTGTTGTTTTGTTGAAAGAAAAAGGCTTTAGTATTGGCAACATCGATGCCATGATATGCCTCGAAGCACCCAAGATTAACCCGCACGTGCCGGCTATGAAAATTAACATAGCCAAGGCTGCAGGCATTGATGAGGATGATATCTCCATCAAAGCTACCACTAATGAAAAACTTGGCTTTATTGGCCGCGAAGAAGGCGTAGTGGCTTATGCCGTTTGCCTGATAGAAAAGTAAATTTTGATTTAAAGAATATAGAAAGAAAGTACCACGGGATTACTCCTTAGTGGTACTTTCTTGTTTTACGCTCACATTACCGGTACGTTTAAGTACACCCCATCCGCTCAGTTCGCCTTTTACAGCTTTACGCATAGATTTAAATAGTACGTAATACATCAGCTGGCGCCAGATGAAACGCTGTGGTATAATGTAAATCAATTTCTTGTAGTCTTCTTTTTCCATCCAGAAGGCAATGGCGGCCACAATACAATCTATCACAATGAAGGCCACGTAATAGAAAAGTATCTTGCCAGGCTTGTCGCTGAATAAACCGATGATCATTAAAAGATCGGCCAAAGGAGAAAACAGCGGTAACACGATCTGGAAGATGAGGATATTAGGCATACCCACCATACCGAAGAATTTATATTTTTTATTGAACAAGGCATCCCGGTTTTTCCAGAAACTCTGAATTACGCCAAAGCTCCAGCGGAAACGTTGTTTCAATAGTGCATCCAGTTTCTCAGGGGCTTCGGTATAAGCAATGGCTTCAGCACAGTTTCTAACAATATAACCCTGTTTCAGAATGCGCATAGTTAAGTCGCAATCCTCTGCCAAGGTATCATAAGTAAAGCCACCCGCTTTAAATATGGCCTCTTTGCGGAATGCCCCGATAGCGCCGGGTACTACAGTAATACTATTCAGCAAATCAAATGCGCGGCGATCCATATTTTGGGCTGTAGTGTACTCGATAGATTGCCAGATGGTAATCATATTGGTTTCGTTACCCACTTTAACGGTACCTGCCACAGCTCCTATTTCATCATCGGTAAAATAGGTCATGAGGTGAAAGATCGCATCATTCTTAAGTTGGGTATCGGCATCAATACAAACCAAAAAATCGTGACTCGAGCGCTCGATACCAAAGTTCAGCGCAGATGCTTTACCGCCGTTAGGTTTGGTTAATACTTTAACCAGCGGATGGTTCCCATAAGCAGCATCAACCACAGCGAAGGTTGCATCTTTCGATCCGTCATCAACAAATATGATCTCCAGTAAAGGATACTCCAGTTTTAGTAAACTTTCGATCGTTTTTATAGCCGTTACCTCCTCGTTATAAGCCGGCACAATAATACTTACCGGATGTAAAACAGGATTGGCTAAACGTGCCGGGGTTGTTTTCTTATCCTCGCTATATTGCCTTAATGCCAATACGCCAATTAGTACGATACGGCCAATAGCCAGGAATATAGCCGAGAAGAACAGGTACATGATAAACCAGTTACCCAGAAAGTAACCTACAATAAATATGTTGTACAAACTGCCTGTAATACCGCTGTTAGCTTCATCCTTAATTGGCGGCATCAAATCGTCCTTGCTTTTGTGCAATATATCGGCAATGGTAGTAAACTGATAGCCGTGCGATTTAAAGTAGTGGATAATCTCCGGCAAGGCCTTTACTGTCTCTTCGCGGGTATCGCCACCGGCATCATGCAGTAATATCATCGAGCCCTTATCGTGATAACGAATGGTACGGGCAATAATGCTATCGGCAGTTACGCCGGGCTGCCAATCCCATGGGTCGATAGATTCGCCAATGTTGATATAGTTTTGCCTGCGGCTTTCTGCAACCGGGATAACCTCAGCCAAAGTAGTTGGCTCGGCATCGGCATTAAACGGCGGACGGAATAAGATGGTGCTTCGGCCGGTAACAGATTCTATTAAACGACGCGTAGCATTAAGTTCGAGGTTAACGCGTGAAATACTGACCGTAGAAATATCGGGGTGGAAGAAGGTATGGTTACCAATTTCATAACCTTCATCAAACTCACGTTTTAAGATCTGGATATTTTTTTCGGCCATTACACCTACCACAAAGAAGGCGGCAGGTACATTTTCTTTCTTTAAAATATCGAGGATACGCGGCGTATAATCAGGGTCGGGGCCATCATCAAAGGTTAATACTACCTTTTTAGGTGAATAGCCGTAACGGCGGATCACATATTTGGTAGGTAGATGGATGTAGTTTTGATTGGTGATGACAAAGTTGGTGGTATCCATCTTTACATCAATCAAGCCTGTTTTTGGTGTAGTGATTAGATCGAGTACTTCACCATCGCCGTCATAATCAATCTTATCATTTAAGCCGACAGTGGTTAGGCGTTTAACATCAATACCTGTTTTGCGCAGGGAATCGATAGATAAGTTCTTTTGGAAGAAGGTCCACAAACGTGGATCCTCGGCACCCAGGCGCCAAAGGGCAACACCACCGGTAGCCCAGTCATCCGCCATGCGGATTACGTTAAAGTTGGTAGCCGCATCGGTAAAATAAATACTGTGCTCCAGGCTGTCCTTATCAAAATAGTTATAATGTAAGTTGGCCGAAGCAGGATCATAAACAATTTTCTGCTTGTTCTCCTGTGCCGTACTAACAGCCTGTTGGTAGCCTATAGATTTACCAATACTGTTCTCTGGCCAATCGTAACCACCACCGGCAACGGTAAGGATAATTTTTTCGCTCGGTACAATGGCGCAAACCTTATCCAGTATTTCTTCAACCCAGTGCTGGTTTGATATATCGCCTGCATTACTCTGTTCGTTATGCTGGTCGAAAGCCATAACGAAGATGTAATCGTTAAATTTCTGGATCTTTCTCAGGTCATATTGCTCATCGTCAGGGATAACGTTTTGGGTAACCAAAAAGCCCTTGGCGTGTAATGAGCTATATATTTCCTGTTCAAAGGCATTGTACTCGGGTGTATTCCGGTTTTGTATATCGTCGAAAGCCAGGTTAATACCTTTAAGATTGTATTTGGTGAGGTTCTTGATAATACTGTTAATAAAAACAGTACGCAATTGCTTGTTCTTAGAAATGCGAACCACATCCTCCCTGTCGAAAGAGCCGCTTACATTATTAAAGTTAATGTAATTGCTTATGGATACGATAATTGGCTTATGGTACTTCTTATTGATATTAAGCAAGCCAGTATCCATTTTGGCTGTAATGGTATCAGCATTGGGTGTAACTGAGAAACCTTCGGTTACCACCATATCCAGTTTACCGATATGGTCTTGCAGCGAGTTATAAGCCTGGGGTTCCCACGGACGATAAAAACCTGCGTTAAGGCGGTCTTTATTGTTAGGGTGTTTAATTTGGTGTTGCCTGCGGGCACGGGCAAGCTCTTCTATCTGGGCCTTCTCAATCTTAAAGTCTTTAAACTTTTTAGATTTTTTGAGATTGTCCATCTCCTCCTTACTGAACTTTTTGGGTGCAGGGTTTAAATTGGGAAGGCTTGGGTACTGTTTTGATGTAATAGTAATGGCAGCAGCAACTACAGCGCTTGCAAGAACTATAATGATAACACGGCTTAACCATTTAAATCGGTTCCAGCGTTTTGGGGTATCGGATTGAAATATTTGCTTATGAGCCATTAATTGGATAAACTTTAAACAAAATTAAAAGTTTTGCCATGAAGGTTTTATGGACAAAAAAGTAGTGTAATATACACTTATTCAGGTTTGATGTTGGAAAAATCCACGCCGCATTTACAATTTGAGCCACAGCCTTTTTTTGCGGTAAAACTTCTGTAAATAAGCCTGCCCACGTAAAAAAGCGCCGATGCAAAAAGTAATGCTATAATGATTGATTGAACCATGGTACAAAAATACGATTATATTAGTTACGTAAATAGTGTTAAGATATTATTATACCCAAAAATGAATTTACAATAAATGCCCGCTACACGCCAAATTAAAATAGCCATACTGGATTTGTACAACGGCATTGCCAACCAGGCTATCAATAGCTTTGAACAAATATTAGAAAAATATAGAACGAAGCATAAGCTGAACCTAAACTGGCAGATCTTTAAGGTGCGTGAAGCCAACGAATTACCGGACTTAAATTTTGATGCTTACCTATCAAGCGGTGGCCCTGGTAATCCATTTAGTGGGGCCGAAGAGTGGGATAAAAATTATTTTAAGCTGATTGATGGGATTGAAGCTTATAATAACTCGAACCAGAAACCTAAAAAGCATGTGCTATTTATCTGCCATTCATTTCAATTGCTTTGCCGGAGGTATAAATTAGGCGAAGTCTTGTTGCGGAATATTCCTTCGTTTGGCATAGTGCCCGTTGAGCTATTGGAAGATGACGATTTATTGAAAAATCTATCCAATCCTTTCTATGCTGTTGATTCACGCAGTTGGCAGGTGGTAAATCCGGATATGAAAGTGTTTGAGAAAATCGGCGCTAAAATATTGGCTATAGAAAGGGAGCGGTCCGATCATTTACCACGTGCGCTAATGGCCATCAGGCTGAATGATTATTTTGTAGCTACACAGTTTCACCCGGAGATGAGCCCGGAAATAATGGGTAAACGTTTGCTAATGGATGATAATAAGCAGCAGGTGATTGATGAATTTGGCGAGGAGGGGTATCAGCAAATGTTGGAAGAATTAAATGATGCTGATAAGTTATGGCTTACGTTTAATACGATTATGTCGAATTTTTTGGATAGGGCGATATTATCATAACACACCCCATTGAATGGTGCTGCAAGTTGCAGTAGCTGTGCGTCCCCTCTCGAGAGGGGAATTATTGTGCAGTACATAAACCATCGACTTTAATAAGGGGTGTGTATTTTCCAATCAAAACACTCGCTGTGTAGTAAATGATAATTTAGAACTAACACATCCTTAACACTTAAGGGCTAATAAATTACCTAATAACACTTCTGACACTGTAATTACTTGTTAATGCTTTAAAATGCAATAAATTAAGCGTACCTTTGCGCAAAATATAAGAGGCATATTTGCATGCAAAATCAAATTCGTAACATAGCTATTATAGCACACGTTGACCACGGTAAAACTACATTGGTTGACAAGATCCTGCACAGCTGCGAGATTTTTCGCGATGGTCAGGAAACCGGAGAGTTAATCCTGGATAATAATGACCTGGAGCGTGAGCGTGGTATCACCATCGTTTCTAAAAACGTTTCGGTTAAATATAAAGACGTAAAAATCAACATTATTGATACCCCTGGTCACGCCGATTTTGGTGGTGAGGTTGAGCGTGTATTGAAAATGGCTGATGGTGTATTATTGCTTTGCGACGCTTTTGAAGGCGCTATGCCTCAAACCCGTTTCGTAACCCAAAAGGCTTTAGCTTTAGGCTTAAAACCAATTGTGGTTGTAAACAAGGTAGATAAAGAAAACTGCCGCCCAGAAGAGGTTTATGAGCAAATCTTTGAATTGTTCTTTAACCTTGAGGCTACTGAAGACCAACTCGATTTCCCGGTTATCTACGGTTCTTCTAAACAAGGCTGGATGAGCACAGATTATAAAGTGCCTACTACTGATATCTTCCCGTTAATGGATGCTATTTTAGCAAACATTCCACCGGCTCCTATCAGCGAAGGTACATTGCAAATGCAGATCACTTCGTTAGATTATTCGTCTTTCGTAGGTCGTATCGCAATCGGTCGTGTTGCCCGTGGTACTATCAAAGAAGGCCAGCCGGTATCTTTGGTAAAACGCGATGGCACTATCCAAAAATCAAGAATTAAAGAACTTTATACTTTCGAAGGTTTAGGTAAAGTAAAAGCTACCGAAGTTAAATCGGGAGATATTTGTGCTGTAGTTGGTATCGATGGTTTCGATATCGGTGATACAATCGCTGATTTCGAGAAACCAGAGCAATTGGAGGTTATCCACATCGACGAGCCAACCATGAACATGCTGTTCACCATTAACACTTCACCGTTTTTTGGTAAAGAAGGCAAGTTTGTAACTTCACGTCACTTACGCGATCGTTTGTACAAAGAGATGGAGAAAAACTTAGCGTTGAAAATCGTTGAGACCGAATCTCCAGATTCTTACTTAGTATACGGCCGTGGTATCCTTCACTTATCTGTATTGATCGAGACCATGCGTCGCGAAGGTTATGAGTTACAGGTAGGCCAGCCACAAGTTATCGTTAAAGAAATTGACGGTGTTAAATGTGAGCCGGTTGAGGTTTTAACAGTTGATGTACCAGGTGATGTTGCCGGTAAGGTAATTGAATTGGTAACCCAACGTAAAGGCGACCTGTTAGTAATGGAACCAAAAGGCGACTTGCAACACTTAGAGTTTGAGATCCCTGCACGTGGTATCATCGGTTTACGTAACAACGTATTAACTGCTACCGGTGGCGAGGCTATTATGGCTCACCGTTTCAAAGCTTACGAGCCTTGGAAAGGCCAGATCCCAGGCCGCTCTAACGGTGTATTGGTATCAATGGATACTGGTAAAACTACTGCTTTCGCTATCGATAAATTACAAGATCGTGGTCGTTTCCACATCGATCCGGGAGTTGATATCTACGAAGGTCAGATCTTAGGCGAGCACATCCGTGATAACGATTTGGTTATTAACTTAACTAAAGGTAAACAGTTAACCAACATGCGTGCATCTGGTAGCGATACCAACGTACGTATAGCACCAGCTATTAAATTCTCGTTAGAGGAATCAATGGAGTATATCCAGGCTGATGAGTACATCGAGGTTACACCACAAAGTATCCGTATGCGTAAAATCTATCTGAACGAAGGTGAAAGAAAGATCAACGCTAAAAAGTTCACTAACCAATAATTAGGAACTAACATAATAAAAAAGGCCTTCTGTTTACAGAAGGCCTTTTTTATTTGGCTCTATTGCTAGTCGAAGTCCCAATACTTCAAATAATTATCTTGCTTTATAAATTAAAGTACGTGGCGTTTTGTATACTAGCTCATAGCCTTTATTGTTAAGGAAACTATGTACTTCAGATGCATCCACCTTACCGGCAACGCTATCTACATCCTCAACCAACACAAATTTAGGGCGGTATTTATCCCAGTTGTTCGATTCCAATAATTGCAGATCCAAGCCGGCCACATCAATATTCATAAAATCAATAGCGGGGCCTGATGAAAGGTGCTCATCCAAAATTTGTGCTAAGGGGAAAATATCCACTTCGGCTGTTTCAATAATCGGTGCTCCGTAGCTTTCGGCTACATCAGCATCAAAGCTATTGAGGGCCGAATCTGCAAAGCAATACAGGGTGCGTTTATCGCGCTGTGCACCAATACCTACGGGTAAGTTAATATCGCGCTCGCGGTGCTGCTGAAATAATTTAATGGCCGATGGGGTAGGCTCAATGTTAATGCCGTTCCACCCGGTTTCATAAAAGTAAGCTGTGTTAGAAAAACGGAAAGGGTGGTGGGCACCAATATCAATAAAGAAACCTTTATGATTATCTGTATCTTCTGCTAATAAAGCACGAAGTAACATATCTTCACCATCCTGTGAGTATGAATGGTAAGGTGTAAAGTCAGTGTTGTTTAATGTATCTTGTTGTGACATGAAATTATACTAAGTAGTGCTAAAGGCAAAATAACGCAATTTATTAAACATATTTTAGGCCTGGTATCAGGTAACCTATCAATAAGGTATACTATAATAGCGTAATCTGTACATTTTTATACCTTTGCCCCTTATATATGCGCATACCAAGTATCCCAGGATTTGATCAGCAAGCTTTCGAAAAGTATTTTAAAAATACAGGTTGGCTTATGCTGGCTAGGGTTGGCAGTTTGGCCATAGGCGTAATCATTAATAATTTCGCGCTCTCTAATTACCTCGGTGCAAAAGCTTTTGGGATATTAAATTACCCAATGGCTATTGTAACCTTTTTTATGGCGATAGCAGCCTTGGGCTTGGATGGTTTGGTTACCCGTGAACTGTTAAATGATCCTGATAAAAAGGATGTAATTCTGGGTACCTCTTTTTGGATGCGGTTGATAGCGGGTTTTGCTACCCTACCCCTGGTTTATGCAGTTTACGCTATCATCAACCATTATAGAACTATAGATACTCCCTTTGTATATGTGCTGATTGTTGGCTTTACATCTGTAGTGCAATCGGTAAATATTATCGATAGCTTTTTTCAGTCGAGGGTGCAGGGCAGGGCTATTATGTATGTACAGGTAATCGGTAATTTATTATCGGCTGCCATTAAGCTCGGTTTTATTGTACTAAAACTGCCGCTGGTTTGGTTTATTTATTCTTTGCTGTTTGATGCCATTATTATAGCAATTGGATATCTCATTACCTATTTAAAAAATCACAATAAGTTAGGTAGCTGGCAATATAGCAGCGCTATAGCTAAACATTTGTTAAAGCTTTCGTGGCCATTAATATTTTCGGCGGTGCTGGTATCTATATATATGAAAATAGACCAGCTGATGATTGCCAGTTACCTCGATAGCGTACAATTAGGCATTTACTCTACCGTAGCCCGTTTAAGCGAAAGCTGGTATTTTATACCGGTAGCTATTGTTAATTCGGTATTTCCGGCCATTATGAACGCACGAAAAACAGATATGGAGCGTTACCATAAACGTTTACAAAACATGTATGATTTAATGGTGGTAATTAGTTTAAGCATTGCTATCATCATGAGTTTTGGCTCTTCTATTATATATCATCTGGTTTATAAGCCGCAGTTTTGGTCGGGCGCGCCTGTGTTAGCAGTGCATGTATGGGCAGGTATATTTGTGTTTCTGGGTAGTGCAAGCGGCCAGTATCTTATAGCCGAAGGCTACACCAAATTATCTATGCTGCGTACAGGTGTTGGTGCAGTGGTAAACATTGTACTTAACATTATGTTATTACCACGGTATGGTATTTTAGGTGCAGCTTATGCTACATTGGCCGCCTATTTTATTGCCACATTTTTTATCGTGTTTATTCCGCAAACGCGTGAGCAAGGGTTGCGGATGTTAAAATCATTATTCTTAATTTCACTTTTTCAAAAAATAGTAAAACGTTGAGTACTATATCCAGAATTCTGAACCTGGTTTCGCAGCCAGACAGGTTAAAATCTATATTATCGTTTAATGATAAAGGCTATCTTAGTGAGATAGGCTGGTTTAAATCTTTCGATTCTAAAAAGCCTGTTGATGGCGATGGCAACCCGATTCCCTGGGTTACTTATAGTTTTATAGATTTTATCAAAGGCCGTATCAATAAGCAGCTGGCTATTTTCGAATATGGTTCCGGCAACTCTACCATGTTTTACGCTAAATATGCAGGCATTGTAGTTTCTGTCGAGCACGATAAAGGTTGGTACGATACGATGTCGAAAAACCGCCCTGCTAATTCGGAGATCATCTTCTGCGAACTGGAAAAGGATGGCGATTACAGCCGTGTACCTATTAAGTTGCAGGAGAAATTCGACATTATTATTGTTGATGGCCGCGATCGTGTAAACTGCTGTAAACAGGCTGTTGATGCTTTAACGCCAGGCGGTGTTATTGTTTTGGACGATAGCGAACGTGATTTTTATAAGCCAGGTGTGGAGTTTTTATTAAGCAAGGGTTTTAAGCATTTGCCTTTCAGTGGTATTTCGCCGGGCTTGTTTTACTTAAAATCAACTTCTGTTTTTTACAAGGCTGATAACTGCCTGGGGATATAAGGTTTTTTGATTAGAGGATAAGGTACCGTGCAAAATCTCGCACCCATTGCGCTGTTTGTTTATAACCGCCCCGACCATACCCGGCGAACAATTACCTATTTGCAGAAAAACCTGCTGGCTGACGAGTCGCGCCTCTATGTTTTTTCTGATGCTGCCAAAACCCCTGCCGACGAAGCTAAGGTGGAGGAGGTACGCGAGTATTTAACCACTATATCTGGCTTTAAATACGTAAAAGTTACCAAGCGCAAAGAGAATATGGGCTTAGCAGCTTCTATCATCAACGGTGTTTCGCAACTGGTAGAGGCTTACGGCAAAGTGATCGTGTTTGAAGATGACCTGCTCTCTTCGCCTTATACCCTCCAGTATTTTAACGAGTCGCTGCAGCGTTACGAGCACGAAGAGCAGGTAATGCACATCGGCGCTTATATGTATGAGCTGAAGGGCGATAAACTGCCTCCAACCTTCTTTTACCGTGCAGCTACCAGCTGGGGCTGGGCAACCTGGGCACGCGCCTGGAATAATTTCGAACCTGATATTGATAAACTGATGAAGCAATTCGATTCCAAAAAGATCTATGACTTCTCGATAGATGGCACCATGAACTTCTGGAAACAAATGCAGCAGTTTAAAGCCGGTAAAAATAACTCATGGGCTATCCGCTGGTATGCTTCTATCTTTCTAAAAGGTGGCTTAACGCTTAACCCATCACATTCTTTAATCCAAAATATTGGGCACGATGGCACCGGTGTACACTCTAACAATGAGGACATGTACCAGGTAAATATTTCGCGCAAGCCTGTTGTGGGATTCCCGTTAGAGATTAAAGAAAGCAAAGTCGGTTATGCAGCTATCAAGCACTTTTTGAAGAACCGTAAAGGGAATATTATTCAGCGTCTTGTGCGCTTTGTTAAGCAGAAACTTTAATCAGGATTTACTGAATTTTAGAATTACCAGAATCCGTTTTAATTTAAGATAAACAAGATTCTGTCTATTCTTTAATTCTGAAAATTTTGATTCTGATTACTTAGTAGCCGTCAACACAATATAAGGCGACATTAGCTTACTCTCCATAGGTATAATCTTCGTAACAACTTTACCAGCTAACCAAAGCACTTTAAAGAAAGC
Coding sequences within:
- a CDS encoding SUMF1/EgtB/PvdO family nonheme iron enzyme, giving the protein MNRNFTRCAFMIVGLGAMLTSCSKHPQSAKTGMKYNDKYNGGFQVFKKTHPAPGPGLVPIEGGTFVLGGSADQDVSFDYNNIRRRVTVPSFYMDDTEVANVDWLEYLHWLNINYPGDRELYYNALPDTLVWRKPLSYNEPYVDNYLRHPAFQDYPVVGVTWDQAQEYCTWRTDRMNENILRESGQLATWKDAATGGKGGKGKAAGATTAAAGGSKEPFNTDIYLNGQIKGPGIDGKHMMPDLNPNAKPTDGKKGKPTRTVGMEDGILKQAYRLPSEAEWEYAALGLVGNTENENITDGKMYPWNGMGLRSPKKRTRGLMMANFKRGDGDNMGVGGYLNDKADITAPVRSFVPNDFGLFNMAGNVNEWTADTYRQLSFEDVDDFNPFRGNEYKDKRMADPEKGLLAKDKYGRPIKDPAKAAKKQKWSELTVAQQQAATVNNANATPANGAALPAGIATNPATPTTATVATTPGAPGTPADVIKAGGKPYTADQRGFEDSTSTVLYGVTTLVNDHSKVYKGGSWNDRAMWLNPATRRFMDQDDASAEVGFRCAMTMVGATEIHPDSRPHFVERKPKPYKAKAK
- the porV gene encoding type IX secretion system outer membrane channel protein PorV is translated as MKKLLLYNIKGITLIVSVLLPSLTLAQVIGPGGTNTNGSNSGAIVTGVPFLNITPDSRSGAMGDAGVALSPDVNANFWNPSKLAFLENNNSLSLSYSPWLRKLVPDVSLSYLSYAHKLDDRNTIGTSLRYLNFGSIELTDRNQQSLGTYTPNEFSIDGSFARKFGKEFSLGVTMRYIHSSLYNGTSSEGQQIEPVNDIAADVSAFYQHPGEEFGKPSLFAFGVNISNIGPKISYTSGGQNLYLPTNLKIGAANTLNIDEYSQFTFTLDINKLLVPTTTYDASGNITSGDKSVPAAIFGSFGDAPGGFSEELKEISYSPGVEYWYNKQFALRAGYFYENPSKGDRQYLTLGAGLKYDIFDIDFAYLAASQQKSPLANTLRFSVLINFESGKPKNK
- the ispF gene encoding 2-C-methyl-D-erythritol 2,4-cyclodiphosphate synthase, producing MSKIRVGFGFDVHQLKENHPFVVGGVQLEHHSGAYGHSDADVLLHAICDALLGAANLRDIGFHFSNTDERWRGISSLVLLEHVVVLLKEKGFSIGNIDAMICLEAPKINPHVPAMKINIAKAAGIDEDDISIKATTNEKLGFIGREEGVVAYAVCLIEK